The genomic window TGTAGCGCATAGAATGATTGCTattctaaaatattttatacatatgaaataattaatattattctaAAAGACTAGATTAGATGAAAGAAGCAACACTGACTGGTTATCACATGCTAGTTCCATAAGACTATCCTCGCAAAAATGCAACTTCTGTGTTAAGTGTCTCAAtcacatgataagatatattTGTTAAACCGTGAAGGTTTAAGGAAAATTGAGCAGTTTGATTCACATCAGGTCATCCCAAATTGCTGTAAAACCCTTCTGAGTCGACCAAACCTATCTTGAGGGGATTGTTTCATACTAAGACTCTTGCAGTTTACACACAAGACTAGACTCTATCTGAGAAACAAATCCAGGGGTTACTGGATGAATAAACCAAAAAGCAACAGTTGCACACGAGGAGGAATAACACACCTTGGAAATTTAACCAACTAAACCTGGAATGCAATAACAAGTATTGATGACAGGGACCAAAAAACCAAAGAAATTGTAATCCAAAATGAACCACAAGTTGGCAGGAATCTCAAGCAAACTAGAAGAGGTTGGTGAGTTGAATAGAACTGGCAGTGCAGTAAACTTTCTACTGGACAGTGGCACATGTACCCCATGCACTGGCAAAACCACTGCACAAAATTGCTCGTGAGAGCACGTGATTCATTCTTCGACATCGGGAGGACGGTCGACTGGTGACCCCTGATTCAAATGGCGGTGCCCTATTGGACACcctacaacaaaataaaaactacgGTCTCCCCTTTGGCGGCGAGAAAGACTAGACAACTAGGTTTTTTGACTGTTGATCTGATACCATATTATAATTTGGGCTTGGGCCTAACTCAATCAAAAAATAAGCTCATAGGGTGAGAGTTATCCTCCACTTATAACCACTATTCAGACTATATCACTATCTAGTGAAACTGTTAACACTTATTGTCTTGTATCAAGTCTTTCATCAGTAAACCTAAAATAGAGATTGAGTGCCATTTTATTCAAGAAAAGATTCCCTTTAGGGAAATCTGCTAGTTTTGTTTTGTACttcaaatacctcaaataaatCTTCGGGCTACTAGGGTAACTTACATGTAAAAGGAGTGTTGATTAATGTGAATTTACCTTGTTCTTTGTCTACAGATACATTTATCCCTAAGTTTAGGAAATCCAAAGAAACTAAGTGATCTGATTTTTCAATACTTTCAATATCTTAGAATTTCAGCTAGGCCCAACTAAACCCCAAAACTTGGCGTGAGGGATGAGAATTGTCCATGTTTTATAAGATTACTTTGGTCATATCACTAGTTGATACAAGATTTCAAAACACCATCATCACACACAAGATTGGACGACTGGAGATATACAAGACTGGACATGAACGGGTGTCCCGGTAACAGTTCAATGATAGGCTCTGATGGGACACTAAAGGCAATCTAGGGTTGGTCACAACAAAGGTGGGTAAGATTTTGATTCGGAAGCAGAGCCTACCATGTTGAGAGCTCTAGTACtatcttagaatttgggttagGCCTAACTCAACAACAAAATCTAGCACAATGTATGAGGATTACAACCCTTATTAGGACTATGTTGGCCATATCACTAGTTTCTGTGAGATCTCACCGCATAAATTAACGGGGAATGGCAGAATTTCTCTCAAGCATTTTAAAACACTTCAGAGTTTCAACTTTGAAGTGTTATTAACCCAAGATATCACAGATAAACTAAATATATCCTTTTGTATAATGAAATTTGAAACTTGAATCCCTAAATAGTTCAAAAAGCGGATTAGGGAGCTATTTAACCTGTGACTGTTTACACCATAAATGTGGATTGCATTACGATTTTCCGAGGATCTTTTATTCAATGCATGAGATTGTGGTATCTTGTTGTTTGTCTATCATGAAACGGCCTTCTTTACTTGATGCATTTTTTTGGTTCACCTAATATACCTGATGTGGTAGAAATTTTTATGTTCTACAGATCCTGATCTAGGTCCTGGCAGTTTACATGGTATTTGGAGAATCGATGATACAGACAACAGTTTCTCAACACAGCCTTTTCGGATAAAATATGCCAGGCAGGATGTTCATTTATGTATGATGGTCTCGTTTAATTTATCTCTTAGTAGATATCAGGTGATAATCTctcttattttcttattattttacGGGGTACTGAGGGGAAAGGAAATATTATGAGATGGTATTATGGTAATTGTATATTAGGTGCTAAGTTATCTGGTAGGAAGACCTCTAGGTCAGATACCGGACTGACGAGGCTGGCATCTATAATATATTCCTAAAAATTGTTTAGTTTACACTCTCTAGCATACTCTTACCACATAcaaatttagatttttattttttacaataactGTATAATGTTCAATTATGAAGTTGTTTGATCTGTTTTGTCGATCCCACCTAGTGGGATATGACTTAGTTGTTGTTAGACTACTGCTGAGAGCAGCGCCTACAGCTGGGCTGAGCTAAAAGGGccaaatataataaatacaaCAATAACATTTGTATAAAAACAGTTCTCCTGGCACACATTATATTTTGGGCTTAGGGCTCAATTCAACTCCACAAAACTGGCTAGTAAGGTGACTATTGTCCAATCCTTATGAGCACTATCTAGTTAGAATAACAGTGATCTCAACCAATACACGCCCTACGTACTCAAGATTGGCCATATTGAAACATGGACAAATGCGGGTGGAATAATAGAGATCTTTGTCCAATAACAGGTATAGGAGAgactttgataccatgttataATATAAGCTTGGTGCCTAACTTAACCTCAGAAAATCTACTCGTAAATAGAGATCTCTCTAAATTTGATAAGGCCTCGTGAGATAAATTCACAATTGCAACAgacatttaaatattttcaatttcaaaatgcaTAATACACGtgacttttattattattgtgtaaAGGCTTGTTAACAAAGCAAAGGCCTCTAACCTACCAAATGCAAGCCAATCCTTATATATCAAAACAAGCCATCTAATTAATAAGGGAAACAAGCCTTATAAAAATGCAAAAGATTCTAATAACAATGATCACGATTCATTTTAACACCGCATTTTTTAAGACTCTCAGCTATTAGACCCTCTGTTTTCATGTAAGGTCACCTAATGTATTGCCACGACAACAAGTTGGGTGGTCAAAATTACCGGTTGGTAAAAAGTTGTGAATTGGGGTACAAAAATTGCACAAGTAGAAATGGAGGGAACAAATTGCAGGTTTTGTCAAAATAGAGGGACCAAAGCTGCTTTTAAGCCTAAAACCTATATTCATTTTGGGGTATTTTAGGAATGACGTCTTTGAATAGAGTGAAAGTAGTTAAAGTTGCTTACAAGACCACCAAATATGAGTATCTTTTTGCTTATATCTGAGATCAGAGGAAATAGATAAAAACTCAACAACTAGCTGTGACGACTAGTGAGAGggtgaaatatgatgacatgaGTGGGGCAAAGTGAGAAATGttataatgttttttaatttcaaaattccTAAAATACCCAGATTAAAAAGCACCAACATTTGAATTTTAAGGGCTTTTTGGAATTTTCGATCATATTATGAGGTGCAGTGCTATAGCGGCAGCCACTGTTTTGGTAACTATAGCTGCCACTGCACTAAACTGCTTTGCTACTGCATGTATTGTAGTGGCCAGGGGCTGCTCCACTACGCTATAGTGCACTATTGACAATACTGATAATAACAGATTCAGTTTTCAGAAAATTCTTTTGTTCTTTCTCTCATTCTACTTTCTGTCACTTTCTTTCGGATACTCTTTTCCAAATATTTAACTATGTTACACGATTCTAAACTTCAGGGTTTACCTACTACTGCTGTTATTTTGAAGTTCGAGCTTATGTATGCTCCCCCGGTTGAAAATGGGTGAGTGATTCAAGTTCTATATACTTATTGGCATATTAGTATGGATCCCAAAACACATGTTTGTTCTTTCTGATTGATATATCCTTAGTGAAATCTGACTGAGTGAAGTTCACCATCTACAGTACTGAATTGCAAGATGCTCTGGATCCTTACCCTGCTTCTGTCCATGAATTCCGAATTCCTCCTAAAGCTCTTTTAGGACTGCATTCATATTGTCCTGTACATTTTGATGCTTTACATGCTGCTCTTGTTGATGTCAGTGTACATGTCAGTTTACTGAGAGCTCCCCCTTATCCATCTGCATTGAAGGTACCCAGGTTTGTCCATCTAATTTTCAGTGTGAATCAATTAGATCTTCATTTTGCTATCTTTATTACTTTTTAAATGTTCAGTAGAACAGATTTGTTTGCAACTTCATCTATGCATCTTTTGATTACATAGAGTAACATGTTTATATTCTCCGTTTCAGCAATTCTCACAATTCTGAAGTCGTCGTAGATAAAAGTTATGACACATTGAACCACGTATGCTCTAACATTGATTGTTTCTTTCTGGGAATCACAATTAAAGTGCTGATCATTTTGGCTTTGTTCAAAATATTTACAACAAATGTTTCTTTGAATTATTTCATGTTTGTGTTCTTCGCTTTATTACACAAAGAGGTTTCTAGAAATCTTGTATTTTGCATGATGATCATGCATATTTTCTGCTAGTGTTGTCTTATTGGATCCAAGTTTGCATGGTCAAAGGTGGAGAGTTTGTAAATGTTTTGTTTTGGTATTCGGGTAACCGCAgcttatattcttatttttatatttgtttagaCGTTTCTTTTGGAATTAACTCATGCTTTATGCGACTAACCAGGGCTTGGAAGAAGTTGCCTCTGTAGATTTGGAAAATGTAATGCTTCTTAAGACATTATTAATGGCTCGTGATATATTACTTGAAGAATTACAAAAACTTAGCAAAGCAGTTAATCAGACTATTGAGATTTCAGAGTTTCAGTCAAAGTTGAACaatgataaaatattaaaatttgttgtGCAAGCAAATCGGTTTGCAACAGATGTTGAAATTTTAGCACAAGGAAATCCACAAAATGGTCTAAAGGTCCTTACTTTATACATGCTGCAGAGTATTCCTATTTTGTGtctctatttatatttttttctttctatttttatttatttattcatttttcttgtcTTGTACAGAGAGGAAATGATGCTCTGGATCTTCTGATTGCTGAAAAGCTTCGATCCTTGTCAAAGAGTGAGCTGTTGGACTGTTGCCATTCAGTGGGAGACCAATTGTTGTATTTGTGGAACACATTTCTAAAATTCCACAGGTGCTTCTTTTACGTCCAAACCTGATTCAATGTTTCTTCTTTTGCTTCCAATAGTTTTAACAATATTGAGAATAGCCCTTTTGTGGGGCAGCTAAATGATATCATCAAGCATCTTTCTATACTTACTTTCATAAAAATGAGTGTATTTGTCAGTCAGTTAACTGGAACACTATAATTTGTGACCCCTTTCATTGTACATGAGTGTGTATCAAAAATCATTTACCTTATCATGTTTAATCAGCTGATCTATATTTGTTTCTAGAGATAACAAAACAAAGATTCTAGAATTTTTGCGTGATGCTTGGGCTATGGATAGGAAAACAGAATGGTCAATATGGATGGTATATTCTAAGGTAGAGATGCCTCATCATTATATAAACAGTTGGAATGATGAGTTTTCCTATCGTGGGGTGCACAGAAGAGTTTCCAGTTTGTTGAAGTCATCTGATGAGGTGAGTTCTTATATGTTCTTCCATATTTTTATTGTCAGGCATGTTGCTTGGAGAATGAGCTTGAGGAAGTCTTTTATATACATATTATTAACAACTGAATTACTTTTATTCTTAAATTACACAGCCTCTTCAGACTGCAGCTACGCGTGCTGAAGTTCATCGAAAGAGCATTGCACAAATGAGGGTAGTTGTCAATTCATGTGAACAACAAGCTCCTGTTTTACATTTACGTATGGCCTATTAATCGAGTACATTTTTCAGATTAACAACCAATCAATTCAAGACATGCAAATGTTTGGAGATCCTTTgcgtataccaattgtgattgtTGAACGTGTGATGAATGCACCACGGCGCACGATCAGTGAAAATTCATACCTGAGAAATGTCATACTTCCAAATTCACATAATTTTCAAGATGGGCTCAACTCAGTCTCAGACACTGCAAACAAAGAATCTAACCCACAAAGCAATGCTCGTGTGTTGAAGATTGTTGTCTTTGTACATGGGTTTCAGGCAAGTTCTGCACACACGAAATTTTGTATATACAATATCATGCTTTTTGTGTGGGCTATGTGATAGCACCCAAAGGGACCTATTCTATTTCAACAAGCCCACAGAAACTAGTCATACGGTCATGTCTCAATCTTCGCAGTAGCTCTTCCAAATTTGACTTCGTACTCAAGCCATAAGACATATTACTTAGGTTTTGTTTTGGAATTAGGAGGGAACGGATTTGGGGGAGGGAAAGAGAGTGGAGGAAGGCTTATGACCaacattttctttgttttgagaATGTTGTTTATAGAGGAAATGTTTTTGGGGAATCTTTCAAGCCCTCCAAAATCATCTCCCAATTCATTTTTTTGAGTTCCCCCAGATTGGGTTATTTTAGCCCCATCCCATGGAGCCAAATAAACCCGGCGCAAGGTGCAGGACCGTCCTTCCTTGCCCTTTCCTCCTCACTTTTCCCTCAAACCCCTCTCCTCCCAACTCCCAAATTACCCCTTACAGATCTCAATCTATTATTAACAAAATCACATTGTCCATGTCATGAAGATTAAAAAGGTAACTGCCAAACACGACTCTGCTCTTATATCTAGGCTTGGGGAGGGCTACTAGAGAATTACTAcaaagaaaaatatagaaatattaacactctctctctctctctctctcactctcacaCACACATGCGCGCTCGCAAATCATCTTATTGTTGAAAGTTGGTTGAATGCTTATTCTCAGTGTCTGAAAATATTGTAGGGGCATCATCTGGATCTACGACTTATTCGAAATCAATGGCTTTTGATAGATCCGAAGGTAGAAGTTCTGATGTCACAGGCTAATGAAGATAAAACATCAGGCGACTTCAGAGAAATGGGACAAAGGCTATCGCAGGAAGTGATTTCCTTTGTTAAAAAGAAAATGGATAAAGCATCAAAATATGGAAATTTGGGAGATATTAGACTCAGTTTCGTTGGACATTCTATTGGGAACCTCATTATAAGAACAGCAATAGCTGGTAGGTCAAACTCTTAGAATTAAACGTGTTCATCCATTTGACATTCTGTGCTAACTTTATTCCAACATTGCAGAGAGCACGATGGAGCCATTTCTAAGATACTTACATACATATGTCTCGTTGTCTGGTCCGCACTTGGGGTATCTTTATAGTTCAAACTCACTCTTTAATTCTGGGCTATGGCTTTTCAAGAAACTAAAAGGCACACAATGCATTCATCAACTCACCTTCACAGATGATCCAGATATTCAAAATACATTTCTCTATAAACTTTGTAAGGTAAGGAAGGTGTTCTACAAAGATTGGGATAAAATGGACACTAAACTCAAAGACTtcaattaattgaataactCATTTTCTATGTGTGACTGTTCTTGCATACTACACTGTTAGTACCATTTATTGTGCTTTATCTTGCataccaattttttaaattgaaagttTAGGATGAGAGTTCATTTTACCAAAGTCCAAAAGGCATTGATTATTCATACTTTTATGTggaatttaataaattttatgagGTTCTAATATggttattttcatttcttcctTTTTACAGCAGAAGACCTTGGATAATTTTAGGCATATAATTTTGCTATCTTCCCCTCAGGTTAGCAATGACTGTTTGTTAGTGGCTGGTCTTTAATATGGGTCtttaaaattgaaacttaattgatggattcttctatcGATATACTAATGCATGTGAAACTTattgatggattcttctattAGATAATGTAATACTAGTGTATAatggattttatttttcacaaacTAAACCTTTCTGATTTGAAGTTTGTATGATAATGTTTTTTCAGGATGGTTATGTGCCATACCATTCTGCTAGAATAGAATCATGCCAGGCTGCTTCACGTGACAATTCAAAGAAGAGTAGAGTGTTCCTAGAGATGTTGAATGATTGTTTGGACCAAATTCGTGCCAATCCCTCTGAACGTAGAGTATTTATGCGTTGTGATGTCAATTTTGATGCCACTGCCTATGGCAAGAATTTAGACTCTCTAATTGGCCGGGCTGCTCATATCGAGTTTCTGGAGTCTGACATTTTCGCAAGGTTCATAATGTGGTCATTTCCAGAACTATTTCGATAGAATTTCATGTCTTCTTTGCACTCAGATTCACCAAGGCATTCAGATATAACTCAGATTTTAGTCAAATGTTGACATTTTCCTAGGTATGTGTAAGATGGTAGGTTCATTTAGACATCTTAGCTGCATATTAAATTGGCTTCAAGATGTTTATTTGGAACACATTTTTACATAGCTTTAGGAATGGTTGAAAGAAATATTTGTCATGATGTAATTATTTTAGGTTAGGTAGATTAATGTTAATGTGAGTCACCAAAAGTTTTATACAAAGGTTGAAGAAATGGTTATTTATACTGATTGAAATTTTCCATTTTCTCGTGGCGAGTATAAGCTCGCTACTCCACGCCTTTCCCACTGCGTCATGCAACCAATCAGAGTGTGTTACGCGGCTTTGGGGAAAGTAATCCCCTATGAACGTGTGACGCGTGGAACTTGAAAACCACGATGTTATCAGCCACGCTAGCTTAgtgaattatttttatattaatattaatatacaaCGTGctgatatttaagtttatttattgagtcaacaaaattatttattatgatagAATGAGATTTAaaaacttttaaataaaaagtacataattgaatattaaaatactttatgatcttaatttatttagatttattttcaaaattaattaagaTATAATATGACATTAATAAACTTTGactacaaaatttaaaaatatatatataaaaaaaactttgacaattttttattattttaaattcattgtagATGTTGCTCTTTAATTTCCTTAGTTAATAAGGAAAATTATATCTTATGCCACTTGTTTTTTCCTACTTAAAAAGAGcatattatttaaaacaatgGATAACTAAGGCAATAATATATAGtgaaaaatacattttataattaaaaatatattaaaaaattataggatACCTAAGGCAACAATGTGTATATATACCCCCCTTGTTCACAACAATTGCAAGCAAAACCTAATTCCGGCAAGAGCGTCGCGTTTAAGAAGACTTAGAAAGCGATGGCTCTTTCAAATGAGAAGGTTAGTAAATGTATAACGGATGATCTTGCCCTCTCTATTATGTCAAAATTGCCACTAAAAGCTTTGAATCGGTTTAAATGCGTACGCAAATCGTGGGTCCCCTTATTTGAAAACCCGTATTTCATGAACATGTATAGGAAAAGTCTTATCTCTAATAATTCCTATGACAACGATACATGTCTCCTCCTAAAGCAGACTCTGCTAAATTCTGAAAAGCATTCATCGTTGTATttattttctagtgagaatttTGATAATAAGGTCAAATTAGATTGGCCGCCTCCAATTGAAGAGGATGATCGTGGTATTAATATTTTGGGTTCTGGAATTAATGGCGTTCTTTGTCTCTACGTCAATGGCATTAATTCAAAACTTGTAGTGTGGAACCCTGCTATTCAAGAATTCAAGGTCATTTCTCCCAACCCAGCT from Trifolium pratense cultivar HEN17-A07 linkage group LG1, ARS_RC_1.1, whole genome shotgun sequence includes these protein-coding regions:
- the LOC123902909 gene encoding protein FAM135A-like isoform X3; translated protein: MPHSSKVRLVGMFEAVQEIAIYIHRFHNLDLFSQGWYQIKVTMRWEDSENIFFGIPARVVQYEDPDLGPGSLHGIWRIDDTDNSFSTQPFRIKYARQDVHLCMMVSFNLSLSRYQGLPTTAVILKFELMYAPPVENGTELQDALDPYPASVHEFRIPPKALLGLHSYCPVHFDALHAALVDVSVHVSLLRAPPYPSALKGLEEVASVDLENVMLLKTLLMARDILLEELQKLSKAVNQTIEISEFQSKLNNDKILKFVVQANRFATDVEILAQGNPQNGLKRGNDALDLLIAEKLRSLSKSELLDCCHSVGDQLLYLWNTFLKFHRDNKTKILEFLRDAWAMDRKTEWSIWMVYSKVEMPHHYINSWNDEFSYRGVHRRVSSLLKSSDEPLQTAATRAEVHRKSIAQMRINNQSIQDMQMFGDPLRIPIVIVERVMNAPRRTISENSYLRNVILPNSHNFQDGLNSVSDTANKESNPQSNARVLKIVVFVHGFQGHHLDLRLIRNQWLLIDPKVEVLMSQANEDKTSGDFREMGQRLSQEVISFVKKKMDKASKYGNLGDIRLSFVGHSIGNLIIRTAIAESTMEPFLRYLHTYVSLSGPHLGYLYSSNSLFNSGLWLFKKLKGTQCIHQLTFTDDPDIQNTFLYKLCKQKTLDNFRHIILLSSPQDGYVPYHSARIESCQAASRDNSKKSRVFLEMLNDCLDQIRANPSERRVFMRCDVNFDATAYGKNLDSLIGRAAHIEFLESDIFARFIMWSFPELFR
- the LOC123902909 gene encoding protein FAM135A-like isoform X4, with translation MPHSSKVRLVGMFEAVQEIAIYIHRFHNLDLFSQGWYQIKVTMRWEDSENIFFGIPARVVQYEDPDLGPGSLHGIWRIDDTDNSFSTQPFRIKYARQDVHLCMMVSFNLSLSRYQGLPTTAVILKFELMYAPPVENGTELQDALDPYPASVHEFRIPPKALLGLHSYCPVHFDALHAALVDVSVHVSLLRAPPYPSALKGLEEVASVDLENVMLLKTLLMARDILLEELQKLSKAVNQTIEISEFQSKLNNDKILKFVVQANRFATDVEILAQGNPQNGLKRGNDALDLLIAEKLRSLSKSELLDCCHSVGDQLLYLWNTFLKFHRDNKTKILEFLRDAWAMDRKTEWSIWMVYSKVEMPHHYINSWNDEFSYRGVHRRVSSLLKSSDEPLQTAATRAEVHRKSIAQMRINNQSIQDMQMFGDPLRIPIVIVERVMNAPRRTISENSYLRNVILPNSHNFQDGLNSVSDTANKESNPQSNARVLKIVVFVHGFQGHHLDLRLIRNQWLLIDPKVEVLMSQANEDKTSGDFREMGQRLSQEVISFVKKKMDKASKYGNLGDIRLSFVGHSIGNLIIRTAIAESTMEPFLRYLHTYVSLSGPHLGYLYSSNSLFNSGLWLFKKLKGTQCIHQLTFTDDPDIQNTFLYKLCKKTLDNFRHIILLSSPQDGYVPYHSARIESCQAASRDNSKKSRVFLEMLNDCLDQIRANPSERRVFMRCDVNFDATAYGKNLDSLIGRAAHIEFLESDIFARFIMWSFPELFR
- the LOC123902909 gene encoding protein FAM135A-like isoform X2; protein product: MPHSSKVRLVGMFEAVQEIAIYIHRFHNLDLFSQGWYQIKVTMRWEDSENIFFGIPARVVQYEDPDLGPGSLHGIWRIDDTDNSFSTQPFRIKYARQDVHLCMMVSFNLSLSRYQGLPTTAVILKFELMYAPPVENGTELQDALDPYPASVHEFRIPPKALLGLHSYCPVHFDALHAALVDVSVHVSLLRAPPYPSALKVPSNSHNSEVVVDKSYDTLNHGLEEVASVDLENVMLLKTLLMARDILLEELQKLSKAVNQTIEISEFQSKLNNDKILKFVVQANRFATDVEILAQGNPQNGLKRGNDALDLLIAEKLRSLSKSELLDCCHSVGDQLLYLWNTFLKFHRDNKTKILEFLRDAWAMDRKTEWSIWMVYSKVEMPHHYINSWNDEFSYRGVHRRVSSLLKSSDEPLQTAATRAEVHRKSIAQMRINNQSIQDMQMFGDPLRIPIVIVERVMNAPRRTISENSYLRNVILPNSHNFQDGLNSVSDTANKESNPQSNARVLKIVVFVHGFQGHHLDLRLIRNQWLLIDPKVEVLMSQANEDKTSGDFREMGQRLSQEVISFVKKKMDKASKYGNLGDIRLSFVGHSIGNLIIRTAIAESTMEPFLRYLHTYVSLSGPHLGYLYSSNSLFNSGLWLFKKLKGTQCIHQLTFTDDPDIQNTFLYKLCKKTLDNFRHIILLSSPQDGYVPYHSARIESCQAASRDNSKKSRVFLEMLNDCLDQIRANPSERRVFMRCDVNFDATAYGKNLDSLIGRAAHIEFLESDIFARFIMWSFPELFR
- the LOC123902909 gene encoding protein FAM135A-like isoform X1 is translated as MPHSSKVRLVGMFEAVQEIAIYIHRFHNLDLFSQGWYQIKVTMRWEDSENIFFGIPARVVQYEDPDLGPGSLHGIWRIDDTDNSFSTQPFRIKYARQDVHLCMMVSFNLSLSRYQGLPTTAVILKFELMYAPPVENGTELQDALDPYPASVHEFRIPPKALLGLHSYCPVHFDALHAALVDVSVHVSLLRAPPYPSALKVPSNSHNSEVVVDKSYDTLNHGLEEVASVDLENVMLLKTLLMARDILLEELQKLSKAVNQTIEISEFQSKLNNDKILKFVVQANRFATDVEILAQGNPQNGLKRGNDALDLLIAEKLRSLSKSELLDCCHSVGDQLLYLWNTFLKFHRDNKTKILEFLRDAWAMDRKTEWSIWMVYSKVEMPHHYINSWNDEFSYRGVHRRVSSLLKSSDEPLQTAATRAEVHRKSIAQMRINNQSIQDMQMFGDPLRIPIVIVERVMNAPRRTISENSYLRNVILPNSHNFQDGLNSVSDTANKESNPQSNARVLKIVVFVHGFQGHHLDLRLIRNQWLLIDPKVEVLMSQANEDKTSGDFREMGQRLSQEVISFVKKKMDKASKYGNLGDIRLSFVGHSIGNLIIRTAIAESTMEPFLRYLHTYVSLSGPHLGYLYSSNSLFNSGLWLFKKLKGTQCIHQLTFTDDPDIQNTFLYKLCKQKTLDNFRHIILLSSPQDGYVPYHSARIESCQAASRDNSKKSRVFLEMLNDCLDQIRANPSERRVFMRCDVNFDATAYGKNLDSLIGRAAHIEFLESDIFARFIMWSFPELFR